The Spodoptera frugiperda isolate SF20-4 chromosome 2, AGI-APGP_CSIRO_Sfru_2.0, whole genome shotgun sequence genome includes the window GGCACGCGAGCCCGCGACTCcagaattaagttttaattaggtACGATACGCCACTGGAAACTTTCACCATGTTCTATATAATTGAGCAAATATTTTCACTAACATTAATGATGTTGATGTTAGTGAGTTtatgttcatattattatttttccaaaGGTCCTTAACAAAATGACGTTATTTACACGTGAAAATTACATCAGTAATATTGAATCGATATACTTTAAAGTGTGTCACTTGACGACCTATCAGTGCTGTACAAGCGACCTCTATGTACTCATGTATCACAGTCGAAGTATGTAACAAGTTATTGTTCGCGTCCAGGGTGCACTCGAGCACTGGCACTATCACAACCGTCCCTCCTCTACCATCTATGACTAGCAGTCGACTCCTCGCGTGTTCAGAACTTGTGCTCGCCCATGTTCTTTGACTTCTCATCAGCGCTCTTTTCGGCTGGTTTCTTCTCTCCATCTTctgttaaataaatgaaaacattttatgGACTggacttatttataattaacacTATTAAACCAGTCAAAATGGTGAGATTGTTGACTTGTGataaaatactgttatttttcaTTGAATGAGTAAAACCTCTGCACTGACTTACCGAGGGGTTTAGGTTTGGGCTCGTTCCACGGCTGTACGTCAGCAGAGATGAACAGCAGGTAGAACAAGTTGGCCAGGAAGTAGAATGCTACTGATATGAAGAATACTTTCCGCCAGTCTGCCGCACTTGTCTGTAATGCAAGCAATGCATTGATCAACGACCTTTAAATGGTTATTTTAAGTTGGCAAAGGAAAATAGTTGTGATGTTTCAGGCACTGACCTCATCTTCAACAACGAAGGAGACACTCAGGGGAGCTAAGATCGAGAAGATCGCTCCGATGCCATTGGTGAAGCCCATCATCGTACTCGCGTGGTTCGGAGACAAGTCAATGTGGGACAactggaattaaaaataattatgacagtAACTCATAATTATATCAACAATTCAGATTTGTATTTGGCAGTACTAGTAGTGGAACGTACCATGAACCCGACGTAGTGGGCGCCGTTGAGGCCGCAAGTGACGGTGAGGATGATGACGGCGAGCGACAGGTTGCCGGCCGGCAGGTACGACAGACCCAGCAGAGCTATCGCGGGACCCCATTGTGCTGCAATATTAcagtgaaatattattatgttttctctTTATCTTTTATAGTAAAAGGCAAACATAATGCTTTATACTGGgttcataatacatattatacgaCTGAACTAAAATCTAAAACTTAACATCAATACAGTAAACGTGTCAATTACCGATAGTGTTGAATATTCTGCGGGAGGTGACTAGTTTGATGATCTTCCTGTTCACCAAGAAGTCCGCCAGCCAGCTGAAGAAGAAGCTGAGGATGTACATGGCGACGTACGGCAGAGCTGACAGCTGTCCGTTCTGGAATCAGAAATAGACGCGGTAAATGTAATTGGAATAAAGACATTATAAAGAAATCCAGTACAACAATTTTCGCAAACACATAAAGTAAGGAACCGTGACGTACCTCTTTAATGTCCACATTCAGAACATTCTTCATGTATGATGGTAACTCGGTGAGCAGCGTCCAGAATCCTAAGTTCTGACCGCTGTGTGCCAGCAAGATCGCCCAGAATGGAAGACAAGTCAGGATACCTTTCCAAGGAGTTGGCATTTTCTGGTGAACAATATTATATGAATTAGTGTCATGTAGAGTAGAAGACAAGAAAGTCAAAGTTGTATTTTGATCGTTTACCTCGTGTCCAATTTCGTTGGAGCCAGCGTTGAGCTCGATGTAGTTCCTCTCCTCCTTGGAGATCCAGCGGCTGGAGCCGGGCGTGGAGTCTCCGAACACGACCCACAGCACGGACCACACGAGGCAGCAGATGCCGGCCACGTAGAACACGGACGGCCAGCCCCACGGACTGGCGGCCAGCATGCCCGACGTCAGCAGCTCCACGATTGTGCCCAGCTGTGCACCTAGTCAGTCGTGTTCACAATTAATATTGCATAGTTTCTCTACCCgcaaataacaatacttaactaCTTGAGCTCTATATTCAgctaaatctatactaatatataaagctgaagagtttgtttgatctaatctcaggaactacttatccgatttgaataattattttagtgttgcatagtgcatttatcgaggaaggttataagctataaatcatcacgctatgaccaataggagccaagcagagcgggtgaaaccgcgcggaagtagctagttcatTATAAATGTAACATGATCCATTGCGTAGTCTTTAATGTGCACAAGAAAATCAATACTCTTTGGTTTATctgtaatgatttattttctaaaaacataGAAATTGAAACTTGTTTATTCAGAACACAATCTCTAGCACTAACGTTGAAATTGCAAACGATTTTTAAACGGAAGTGAAACAAATTGATTTGTGCGAGTGTCGGCGTTACCCCGAGGAATAAACTGCAGTTGTTCACAAATTCAGTTAGTGAGTAACTGCGGGCCGGCAGTGGAGCTCTTACAGGGATATAATAGACTGCGCACTTACCTACAAACGTTCACTAGTCATTTGGGAAattgttgataattttattattaacaaaggATGTTACTTTCAAATCTGTAAATGATTGTAATATGTATGGGCGTCATAACGCGCTGAAAGGTCGAGACTCGACACTACTTAAAGTTATTGGTCCGAACCTCTCTCCGGGGAGATTGATGTTCTCGACTTATGAAAGTAAGGAGAATGAGAGTGTATCTGTTTTTGCACCAACAATATACGTATAGCGTTATAAGCTACAACATGTTATATTTAGCAATGTATATGACATTcagtaaaataatagtttaccAGCGTAGACGAAGGTGCCGAGGCGGCTGCGCTCGGAGACGGGCACCCAGTGGCCGAGCACGCCGTGCAGGCTGGGGTACAGCAGGCCCTGCACCAGCCCCATCACGATGCGGCACGCGCACACCGCCATGTAGTCGCCCTGCAACACGCACGTACCAATGTTGTGGATGATCGGCCCACTAGTGCGCCACTCTAAGCCTAGATTTATGACATTTGGCAAACATCTACAGATATTAGCTGTTACTTTCATGTTTTTACTTCTGTAGTGTACGACAGCATTACTTTAAGAAGTACCTTTAATATACACAGTGTCCTATGACATCGCTAACATAGACAAATAGCTCGGTTGTCCTGTTGCTCAGTAGATGGAGGCCGTGCAAGGCGCTCATGATGCAGGGGTCGTACCCTCGGCGCCACTAATGGCCGCCATCAATATAAAGCACGAACAGGCGCGAGAGTTAATTGGGGGATTTATTGTCAGGGTTTTGTTCTTCCTTTATTTTTGTCTGAGAATATTTTTACTTCTGTTGCAATTTCCTCAACTTCAACTTacatttagaaaatattgtttctaaaaCTGTTCCTACTTCTTGtatgtgtaattaaatattttttgtagttagTCTGTACTTCACAATGTAACCAAAGAAGATTAAAAGGTccattaagtatttatttttgtcttttcacaaaagacaaaaataaaatatttgtcgacggcgcggcgcggcgcccgGTCCATGATTGTCTTGTAACCCTCTAAAAGGGTCTATTTTAGAAAGAGCTCCCGCAAACAGAGGAAAAtacttcattataattatgtagctaCAGTCgcggaacaaacaaacaggacACCTCGTGGTGTGTTGTTGTTTGTCCGCTGGTATCAGATAAGTACCTTCATTACTTTCATGTTGCCCTAGTACACCGAGGAAGTCAGATGCAGCCCCCTATACTATGTAGAAGATTTGCAATTTGTGTCTTGCTGCTTACCTACACATCACGTTTATCTATTATAACCTAATTTCTGAAACAATTAATTTGCTCAAATCCATAAATGGTCATGTGACTGGGTATCAAGTCTCGGTGAGTGTGCTTTTTATTGAGTTCCATGATGTTTACGAAAGGTTTCCGCGCGCGAACCACAAACACACTGTAAACATGGCCGCCACTGATTCCGCTGCGTTTTTCAATCAACATGGATGTGTACTCAGATATTGGACGAAATTAATGCACACGTATTGTTTGCTTGGCTTTAATTAATCATCATCAGAGTTTCGTGTGTTCTGTCTGTTTATATTTTGCGTATTTCTGATCCTCTCACCGCGTGGTACGTATACGTCGTATACATCACGAAGGCATTTTCACGGATACCTGATTCGCGACTGATATAAAACTATGACGTAGTAACGTAGGTGACAAAGTCTCCACTCCGTACGTTCAACGATCCAACAATATAAAATGATGGGAATTCAATAAAATGAGTGAAGTTAATAGAGTCAAGTGTCACAACGCGCCCACAAGGAGTCCCGCCATATCCCGCCCTGCTGGCCCGCAGCCAAACGTTCCTCGCAGCGTCGTCACCCCGACACCCTGGGGCTTTATGTTATTCCCAACTTATTCTTTAAAGACTCGTTTATTGTAAGAATGTACCTATTGGATAATGTTCTCTGTGCtaaaaatgtatgtacaaaAATCCTTTATACTGAACAAAAatagtattaacataattatattaacctCCCGTCTGTTGTGGTAGATACAGTTTTATACACACAGAGTAGTAAATGCAATATTGTACAAGAAGTAGTAGATTACCTTGATAGCAGCGATGGGCAGCAGGAGGTTGACGACGCCGGTGGTTGCCATGGAGATGAGCATGAGGTACTTGCCCCCGAAGCGGCCGGCGATGTACCCCGCGGGGATCTGCAGCACGATGTAGCCCCAGAAGAACGAGGACAGGATGGTGTCCTGGATGCTGCGCGTCCAGTGGGTGAACACCTGCACACATACGCCATACATGTTCAATTAGATCTTTGAAAAATTATGAGGAGATATGCCACAGACTGAGCACAgtttcattaaatatatttttttactttttgaataTTTAGCCATTACAAACAGCACAGGTGTAGGTCCGCACTGGCAGCACTACTCCACCACCATACAAAGGGTAGTAAAGATTGAATGATGGCTGCTATTGACgcgtattattgtaatattatgcgATGGAAGCAGCCATAACATCGATTTATGTCCAACACACGAGCCGTCACAGCCAGCCGCCACCGCTGTGTGAGATGGAGGTAAATAAGGGGATTTTGAAGATGTGGTTTTAACACCAAAACATTAAACTGATTTCTattgctataataatataatcttcttaaaaatgttaaagtttagTAATTTAGTTTCTCAGCAAACTGCCTCAGTAAGTGACTTAAGACAAACAATTAAAGTATAAGCCGGAGACACACGGGGTCCCTGCGCCAAGTCGCTCGTGTATCGTTAGCCGGGACGTGCCCGACGACGGCGGCGCACAGTGGACCGAAACGGGCCGGTAGTGGACTTAGCaatgataaaaaaaagttttaatatttttaatttttgaatatcGGGTTGCATTAATCTATTGATTATAAGAAACTATTTCTGAGGTGGTTTTTCTGATAACTTAGTATTTTCGGAGTAAATAACActcaaacttatttttgtatggagcaaaacaaaaaacaatccaAATCTCGGAATTCTCAAATTTTCTCAAACAATTGACTTCACCCATgcataaaacgtatttttgtcCTATTTTAGCGCCTATGCTCGGGTCACGATTTTTCCCGATTTGGCCGCAATTTCAATTTTTGTTCTTAATTCCACACCACCCTAGAGGTTAAGAACTAGGcgcgtttttagggttccgtagccaaatggcaaaaaacggaacccttataaaTTCGtcgtgtctgtctgtatgtctgtctgtctgtccgtctgtccgtccgtccgtccgtatgtcacagccatttatttccaaaactgttgggcctacatagttgaaactttgtaagatggtgtatttcggtaaccgctattagaattttgaataaaaataataaatttaaaaattaaaggggggcactccatacatggaactgattcaaaaaatttttttttcggcttacgtatccgtgatgggtgcctatggataggtctttaaaaaagacattaaggttcctaaaaccacttttcgtcaaaatcaatcgtttgaaagttagacgcttccaaagtggaaaaatgtgtgtcccctctaacttttaaaataagagagtgaaaaaactgaaaaaaatatatgctgtagatttcaatggaaactaacaaagaaaattggtttgaacgagatatcattattagtttttaagaaataaaacattttcaaaaaccgcaaatataactttgtcgctcatacaaacactatgtaaaaccaagttattttacaacttttatattatgtcatctacttgctgttacggaacccttcatgagcgagtccgactcgcacttggccagtttttttttatagtggtgTCCCCTTTAGGTCTCATCCACCatgaatcaataaaataaataaaaagcattattaataatcgtaaatatatattcataaccataaatcttaaacaaaatatacaaatacatttaacattattctataaattataaaatcacaaattattacaagtaaatcacacgtaattgttttaatttaatcactGTCAAGACTATCTACGTTAACGAATGCAAAATTTTCCTTTGTTGAAATTAGTGGATCAGAGCTGCTCAAAATACATATCTTCATTTATAGATGTTCTATTGCATTTCCTGGAATGGTTTTGACGGTACCTACGAAAGTCTTTATTTCTAGATTCGGCCGCTTCTTCAGATAAGTGTCCAATTGGTATTAGACCAAAACTTTCAATGATAGCTGCACCATACATAAGAACTTTATGAACACTTGAAGGTATATAGTACCAGCTGTACAATTTAAATACAGTTGCATTATGGCTTGAGCATATTCGTGAAATTTGTCTGTGTCAAGCTGATAGCCCGACGAAATTGCTACTAAAATTATGGAAAACCGCCTAATTAGGTCCTCATTGATACCAGTTATTTCAGCAGTCACGTTCGGGCTTGCAAAAAATCTTCTAGCGGTGTTTCCGTCATTGGTGGAGCCATGACTTTGTTTGACAACGTCAATCAAAAGTCCCATCCTATTTTTAAACGcgccttgtatatttttctACCTGTTTTCCATAATGCACTTGTTGTCTCCCTTTACAGTCCATGAGCTTTTTGCCAtcttctatttaaattaaaacaatactttgCACAATTTGATTTCACGGTCTTTTTATGTTCATCACTTAATTCGTCTACAAGTTTGGACCTTATCTCATTGTACAAGCTATCACTATTTTTATACTACCACCACTGTCAATGTTTTTAAGGGTAACGAAGAGGTCAAGGTTTGtcacaaaattttgaaacaTCTTCACAAACGCGGTTATCacaaataatgaataatgtgtAGGGGTAGTACGTCTTTTACGTTGGATAATAGAACACTGAAGTGGATTGAATGCAACTGAATATCTTGTGCTATGTTGATGCACCAATCACGTTCCGACACGTCATAACTTGTGGTTGTGTACGTGCTCTCTTATCACTAAATTCTCGGAAATATGTGTAAAACAAACGACTGcgaattataaaacaaaaaaaaattttttttcattcaaaatacaAATGGCTATATCTCTCAAACtactagttaaataaaaaaaagttcctgatgataaaagtttataaataatacctagataccaaaaatatacatttcattTCTTAAGTCCAAACTTTGTACATCCCAGCCCACTGTGCGGCGGCGCTCGCTTCAAATGATACTTTTTGCGACAATACCACTAAAGTCTGCGGGATTTTTTCCGGTTTAATGATATCCCCGCACAGGGTTACCGCTCGCGGCGACATTCTGTAGTATTCTGAAGGTAGCCCCGTTTATTTTGAACTTACTTAGTGCATGCACATAATTTACATACTAAGGGTAGTTGATGAAACTTTGTAAAGATTAAATTTTAGtgttctaaaaaatactttgaaatcTGTAATAGCTCTTTGTggtaattacatttattacaagAGAAGCCATTAAGAAAAAGCTAACACACTCGTACATTTGAGATTCCATTATTCGAAACTGTACAGTACAACTGTACACCAGTAACAAATACGTTCACCTAGCGTCCCTGAGCGTTTAACTGTTCGTAGAAAATAAAGAGTTGTAAAAAAGTCGTTGCTACATAGACGATATTAAAGCTGACTATTCGTGAGATAATTCCCCCGAGAGCTTCGTCTCACGGCGTGCAGATGGCGCTAATAGTCGCGTTTGAATTGTCTACTGACTGCCAGTACTTTGTGAAGGAGctgtaagtttttatttctggATGAACTCCAAGTGGGGCCGTTATCGTGACAATTTACCTGGATGCTGTTTGTGTAGCTTGGAGCAAACAAAGCGGGtcatgttacattttattgtgaaGACAAATAGAATTATCGTTTGCTGAAATAATTATACACTGAAATAATGATAAATCTTGTCTGGTAAACTACACTACAGTGTTTTACATGACACAGGACTTGCAAGAAGTGGGTGATACTTTTTATACGTGACTCTGTTTATCTGATAGACCCAAGAGATTAGTGGTAAACTAAGTAGTGATCTTTAGTAAGTGTAACTTCCTTCATAAGTAAATCCATGACAGCTTCTCTTTACAAACTGTTATATAGTACATATAACGTACCGGGTGTCCGTAGCTGTTGTTGGAGGTCATGGCGACGATGCCGACGCTCATGGAGACGCGCGTGGCGTAGGAGACGGTGGTGGCCAGGAACATCAGGCACGCCATCACGTGCCGCATGCCCAGCACCCGACCTGCCGACACACACATCATTCGGTTTAGTATACAGTTGCAGCGATTAGGACTATCACTACTACTACTGATTTAGTTTGGTTGCGATTTGGTTATACACGTTAACTGTTATgccggtcaccggtgaccggagtcttcaacagttttctggtggcagtaaaaaaacaatatcttaGACATAAGATAAATACATTCTTAACAAACATTAATCCTGTAATATTCCACAAATTGAATTAACGGATGAATCTATTGTACGAATGAAGTAAGTGTTGGAGAGTGACATCTCCGTCGGGTGCATTAATAAAGTGCACGCATTGTCACGTCGGCGGCGCCATTACACAAATGAAGCACCTGCCGCCTGCAGCCCGCGGTATTTACAGCGGCACCTGCGGCCGCGGACCGTGGCGCGTCGCGTGTTGGATGCAATGGGCTTTACTGTAATATGATAATTGGACTTATGATGTATTTTACCTTAGTTTTCAGGACAATACTTTCCATTCAGAATCAAATCGAGTGTAATAATCTATTCGTGATCGTGTTTCAGCTTAGTATCAGGATTTACGTgaataagtttgtttgtttattaaaattgtactcCATATTTCATGGCTCACGTTACTGTGTCTCGACGCTGGCTTGTTAATGTATAGCAAAGAACTGAAAGTTTTATACAAGATGCACGATAAGAACATGCTCATATTCCCGCGAGATTACCTCGACACAACTTACGAGTTTAATTTCCTGAATTACATAAACATACTACGTTAGTTTAGGAGCGTTATACTTTATACATCTTGAGTAAACTACCAGATAAAGTGGAAAAAGTGTAATATATGATATGAATGCGGGAATATAGCAGACAGCTCTCGTTGCATATATAATGCATGCTATGCGTATAACGGACGGCGTATCTGGTGAAATAACAGCGGGCCACAACACGCGGGGCATTAACAAGCAGCGCACATAAAGCATTCGCGCGCTGACAGAACGTGTTCGTATCTAAAAACTCATTTTGTAACTGTCGCCCTTAAAGGGGAAACCGAGACACCTCACATCCCCCGCCCCGCACCGCGCGCCCCGCCACCGCCGCCCGCCGCGGGACGTTCACAAATAAAAGAGAAGCTTTCAATTAATTGTTCAGATAAAAAGGTTCCCTTGATAAATAACTTCAGCTTCGAAATAACTTCAAGTTCTTAAGTGACTGCCCGCTGATGGATGTGAACAATTAGACAATGTTCCCAAATCAGAATTGATAAGCCGCTCAttggaaattaaattagaaaactGACTGACATTGATATTACGAATATTAATCTTTCCTAAGGGTTGAATGCTGCGAGAAACATGACCTGCGTTTAAAGTTATAAAAGTCATTAAACCTCGATTTCATTGCAGAGAAAATGCAGTTGCTGCGTTAGGGAGGGCTTCCCTTCAGTGCAGTTGTGACATTATAACTAGTCGATGAGCAAATCATTTCCAATTACAACGTGgtatgacaaaatatttactcCCTAATATGAAAAGGTCAATATTTCTTTACTTAATTCCAACACAAGTCAGAACAGTTGTGTCAATAAATTGTATCGCAATACAAGAGCAAAATAGATTTCCTTTCTTTTGAACCTTTTCTGAGTTATCAGTACACCGTGTGTTGGACCAACGGCAGCCAGTAGACTGATATAATGGCCTGAGCCCGGCCTGGCCTTACAGGTTGACCGGAGCGTGATATTTGCCAGCACCCGCTACACAAGGAGACGCGCCCTATTGAGATGCTAGATATGAAATGGGAGGGAGTACATGGACTAGTAATATAAAGTAAGTTGCGATGAATTCCTTAATATCACAAAGCAAGTTGAGGAAGTAGTTGACAAGCCGTGCGAGCACTCGTCTCCTCCAGTACTTGTTCCAAACAGTTTACAATCCTAAAGGAAAGTCGCGCGACGCCAGCGACGTGTAAACACTAAAGAGTTATACATTGCTTTACAATAAAACTCGTCCGTAATTCACCGTCGCTGCAGGAAGGAGATATAAGGCCAGTAGTCACATAACTCATAATTATGGATTTATCTCCATAGATTTATTGATTAAGGAAACTGCTGAACAATAAATAACTCAATAGTAACCCAGTACCTAGCTATATGTCTAGGAATACACGACAATGCAAATAACGAAATTAATGTTAAACTAAAGAGCTATTTTGGTGTAGCAAGTTAGGCTCTAGAACAATAACCAGTTAGCTGGTAGATTGGAAATGTCCTCATCATCGTCATTAGCTGGTTTCCGTCTCTTGGACATAGGCTTGTAAAACCATGGTCTGGGGTAGTTTTATAGCTGTTTGTATTTAGTGttcataatacttatttatttatatttattgaggAAGTAATCAAGTtgcaattaaaatctaaataataaatacttataatagaGGATGACATTGCtaacaatagttatttttatagaataatgagaattgttgttttaatttcaagaaatatCCTCCGAGTTATTTGTCTGGCCTTCGGCTTCCCAAGAGCAGTGGTGTTCATTACATCCACACTGTCTATCCACAATTAACGGAAgactagtatattatattaagattatATTGATCTACGGTAACAACGCTATGGTTATGTATAGGTGACTCGTGTTGACCCTGTGCCGCGTGTCACCTTGAAGCCATTCTTTTTGATTTACTTGTGTAAGTATTGCAACCCGGTTGTATAATCTCAAAAAATAGTCAATGGGTTTACATTACGATTAATTACTAGAAGTTGAGCTAAGAGTGGAGAATGTTGGAAAATCCCTCTTTTATAGAGGACAGCCGGTACTCCAGCAGCGGCGCTGTCTCGGTTTGATGTGATGTGTaggtatgtgtatgtatactatgttttaagtaaatatttagtattatacattataattcGTTACTTCACCAAGAGTCATCAGTTAACTTTGTGCACACTTTGACTGTCGCAAGTAATGTCGCCGTCGCCGACGTGACCTGTGTCTTCATGGTGAAATTATATTACTTGTATACCATACACACCATGCATCATGCACtgtacagacaaacagacaatgGGTCATCATTACTGATTAATGAACATACAGTCATCGATAGCCTGATTAAAATGGTCGATAGCAGATACCTGTGGTCAGAAGTCAGGGCTAAATCAGTTTAAAAAAGGCAAGACCTTGTTTCTGTCTATTTATAACTTGATAGAATTTGTTTTCTTCGTAACTTAAAAAGTTggttcaatatttttgttctgGTGAAAACGCCTTTAGTGAGAAGAAGATATTTATAGATCATTGACCTCAACAGACAAATGATAAGTCGCACGAATATTGTGTATGCCAAATAAGATTAATGATTAATTGTGAACATGTCTAGTGTGAAATACATCGGACTATCGTCATAAATCTACGTCCGCGACACTTTCGTATTGATATTAAATGTGCTTCACCGTGAATACTTAAGAGAGCAGAGTAAATGTGTTTATCTAAAGAATTCCGTAATGCAAGGTACTCCGTAAGTTCTCTGTAGAAGCTAAGAAGTATGGCAGCACATAACTCAGTCCCACTGTCCTGCGAGTTGAACTTATGCTCGCATCTGTCTTACTGTCAGCTTACTATGCGGGTGTCCGCTGGAACTTCGCGACACTTCCACCAAAGTCTTTAGAAAGATAATATATAAACTTAGTATTTGGATCTAGGTACTCAAATTCCCTAATTTTGTCTAAAATTCTTTACATTTATAAACAACCTACATTcgtataattttctttaaaatgtatACACAGTTCAGTTTACATCCATAACGTCatgcctgtcttccatgggggtaggtagaACGTACCAGGCATCTACATACCTAAACCGTACACCAAAAGAGTAACAGGTGACAAACAAAGGCGTGGCATAGCATAGAATATTCGGTAATCGTTCCACACACGTCTTGTACGGAGACAGGGAGAGTAATGTGAGTAACAATACATTCTGAGTAAATCAAAACTTgtcctatttttatttagtaagttcTGTTATTTCCACCTGTTCTACATTGtgtgtttcttttattaattcGAGTGAAGAAACTGAAAGATTC containing:
- the LOC118269420 gene encoding putative inorganic phosphate cotransporter, encoding MGDCDTPDVMAPKPGRVLGMRHVMACLMFLATTVSYATRVSMSVGIVAMTSNNSYGHPVFTHWTRSIQDTILSSFFWGYIVLQIPAGYIAGRFGGKYLMLISMATTGVVNLLLPIAAIKGDYMAVCACRIVMGLVQGLLYPSLHGVLGHWVPVSERSRLGTFVYAGAQLGTIVELLTSGMLAASPWGWPSVFYVAGICCLVWSVLWVVFGDSTPGSSRWISKEERNYIELNAGSNEIGHEKMPTPWKGILTCLPFWAILLAHSGQNLGFWTLLTELPSYMKNVLNVDIKENGQLSALPYVAMYILSFFFSWLADFLVNRKIIKLVTSRRIFNTIAQWGPAIALLGLSYLPAGNLSLAVIILTVTCGLNGAHYVGFMLSHIDLSPNHASTMMGFTNGIGAIFSILAPLSVSFVVEDETSAADWRKVFFISVAFYFLANLFYLLFISADVQPWNEPKPKPLEDGEKKPAEKSADEKSKNMGEHKF